The DNA segment CCGGCCGGAGGGTTCCTCAGGTATGGGGTCGTTAGAAGCACTTTTGCAATGCTCGCTGGAAGCATACCCGGTACGCCCAAGAGGCCTATCGTGATGAGATGGCCTATAAGGCCTCCAGAGTGGTACCTGAAGCTTGGCGTGAGGAAGCCGGAGATAACCTACATAAGCCTGCTTAGCAAGCAAGGCGTCTAGGCCTAGGGCTAGACCGTGGGGGTGAAGGGTTATGTACACCTATATGGCGCTCTACACGGGGCAGGAGAAGATAGTTCCTGTCTACGACGAGAGGGGAGGTGAGAAGGACTCCGTAGTCCTACCCAAGATATTCTACTTCCCCGTCCGCAAGGACCTCATACGCAGGGCCTTCCTAAGCGAGTTCACAGCGAGGCTCCAGCCTAAGGGCAGGGATCCTATGGCTGGTAAGAGGACCAGCGCTGTGAGCCTGGGAGTAGGCAGAGGCGTTGCCCGTGTACCCAGAATAAAGGGTAGTCTAAGAGCCGCTCTAGTAAATATGGCCAGAGGCGGCAGAGCGGCTCACCCGCCCCGGGTGGAGAAAGTTCTCAAGGAGGAAATAAACAGGAAGGAGAAGAGGCTCGCTACTATAAGCGCTATATCGGCAACATCCAAGGAGGACCTAGTTAGGGATCGCGGCCACAGGTTCAGCGCCGAAACACTGCCTATAGTGCTGGACTCGAGCGTTCTCTCCTCAGTATCAACAGCCCGAGAGGCGAGAGCCCTGCTAGAGTCCGTCGGCGTCTATGAGGACATAATCCGCGCCAAGGAGGGGAGAAGATACAATGCTGGGAAGGGTAAGATGAGGGGGAGAAGGTATAAGGTCCCGAAGAGCATTCTATTCGTAGTAGAGGATTCTAGAGCACCCCTAGCTCTCGCCGTAAAAGGGCTTCCAGGCGTGGATGTAACGACACCCTCACTACTGAGCGTACTCCAGCTAGCCCCTGGAGGCCACCCTGGGAGGCTCACTGTATACACGACGGGGGCGCTTAAGCTCTTGTCGGAGAGGTTCGAGGTGACTATGCCGTGAAGCCCGAGGAGGTTATAGTGAGAGTATATGTGACGGAGAAGACTACGAGGATGCTCGAGGAGGAGAATACGTTGACATTTATAGTGAGGAGAGAAGCGACGAAAAGCGATATAAAAAGGGCCGTGGAGCAGCTCTTCGGGGTGAAAGTTGTGAAAGTCAGAACTCTCATAACACCGCGTGGGGAGAAGAAGGCGTATGTCAAGCTGGCGCCTGAGTATAAGGCCTTGGACGTCGCAACGAAGCTTGGAGCAGTCTAAGCTATGAAGCATCCACTAGTCGCATAACACCTTATACACACTTTCAGCAGTCTCAGAGGTTTCTCAGTGCTGGTTCTTTCCTTCAGCATATCGCTTTTAAACAATGCTGTTTAGGAGGATTGTAGGAGCACTCTACCTCTACATTATCATTAATTATTTATCATTAATTATTCATGCTTTGGCATCGTACCCCGCGTGTGGATGCACCACCTTCTATTCCATCTGCGGGCCCCACGCAGGCGGCTTGGGACCTAGTTTTTCAACGATCTCTATTATCCTCCGTGCGATCTTGAGGAACTCCTTTGACGCCTCGCTCTTCGGGTTCTCTAGGAAGAAGATCTTGCCCCTGTCGTTGGCCTCTCTTATTGCTGGATCAATTGGTATTTTTCCGAGCAACTCTATGCCGTACTGTGATGCTATCTCCTCGGCCGCCCCGCGGCCGAAGATGTAGTGTATAGAGCCGTCGCTGCATCTAAAGTAGCTCATGTTCTCCACTATCCCTATGACCGGGGCCTCTATTCTCTTGGCGAAGCTAACAGCCTTCTTGACGACTGATTTCGCTATCTCACTAGGTATCGTCACTACCAGGAAGCCAGTTATGTTTGGTATTATCTGGGTTATAGTGAGGACCTCATCGCCCGTCCCCGGAGGAAGGTCTATGAGTAGATAGTCGAGCTCGCCCCAATCGACGTATGCGAGAAGCTCTCTGATGGCGCTAGTCTTTATTGCTCCCCTCCATATTAGAGGCACCTCGTCCATAGGCAGGAGTAGCCCTATGCTCGCTACCTTTATACCCGGGGGGACCTCTACAGGCTTGACAGTACCGTCAAGCTGAGAGGGCATGCCCATACCAGTATTTAGACCGAGCATCTTGTGGACGCTAGGGCCGCTGATATCAGCGTCGAAAACCCCAACCCTGCGGCCCTCGGCGGCCAGGGCCGCGGCTAGGCTTGCTGTTACGAAGCTCTTCCCGACTCCGCCCTTAGTGCTTATAACAGCTATTTTGTACCTGATCCTACGCATATTTCTAACGATCTTCATCTGCTGCTCCTGTATGGTCTTCATCCTCTCAGCGATAGCCTTGTACTCGCTCCGGCTAACACGGAATCCCTTAGAAGGTTTGCCGCCCCCTTGAGTAGACAATAGCTTACCCCTCCCCACTATGAGAATGGCTTTCTAGGGCTATTTAGCTAGGGATATAACATAGAGTAGAACTCGGGAAGCCGGGTTACAAGATGGAGTTGCGGCCCTTACGGAGAAGGCTTTTATAGCCTCCTCCTCACCCGCCGTGAGGAAACTATAGCCTGGAGGACCTCGATCTTCGTCACCACGCCTAGAACCTTCTCGCCGTTCACCACTGGGAGAACACCTATCCCCTCCCTAACCATCACCTCTGCAGCCCTAGCCAGGTCCTCCTCGGGCTCCACTGTTATCGGATTTGGAGTCATAACATCCTTCGCTAGGGGGACTAGATAGATTCTTGTAGAGCCTATCCTGTCCTTGTAGACTAGGGGCTTCTTTATCTTAACATATTTCGGCGTCCCATGCATTGATATCGGCGTTGCTAGGAATGCTATATCCCTCTTAGTTATAACTCCCACAAGCCTGTCACCGTCTAGTATTAGAACCTTTCCAGTTGCGTCTATCTCCATAAGCCTTAAAACGTAGAAGATACTGTGCTCCTTCCGGGCCTTTGCGTAGACCTCACGCATATACTCTTTAACCAGGCTTACACCCTTCATCTTCTCTGAAAAGTATCTCGTCAGGTCAGTCCTGGTTATAATACCTTCCAACGTTCCATCAGGCGCCACAACGGGAAGACCGCCTATATTGTGCTTCAGCATGAGGGAAGCGGCTGTCTTAACACTCTTAGTACCCTCTATAGTCACCACATCCCTAGTCATAATCTCGCTCACTAGGATAGAGTTGGCAGGCCTGTTTGGATACTTCCTGACGAGAGCGTCTGCTATGTCAGTTATAGTTATAATACCCTTGAGCATAGTGCCCTCGACAACAGGGAGCCTGCTAATATCGTGTGTGAGCATGAGCTTTCTAGCGTGGGCGACTGTGTTATCTGGCGTTACAGTGTACACCTCCCTGGTCATATAGGAGACGACCCTCGAGGCCACTAGCCCTCACCCTCAACGATAGATGCTACAAGAACGTCCCGCTCCGTTATTATCCCCCTAGCCTCCCCGCCATCAACAACTATGAGGCTGTCAACACCCAGCTCTAGCATTCTCCTGGCCGCGTCAGCCACGCTGGCCTTCTCATCTATAGTGTAAACCTCCGGCGACATTACCATGTATACCGGGATCGATATGGCTTCGCTCAGCCTTCCGCTCTGAGCGTTTTTAAACGCCTCGTGACGGCCGAAATAGGCAACAATGTCTTTCGCTGTAATGACCCCCTTAATCTCTCCCGTGGAGGACGAGATGACAGGGAGCCTCCTGAAGCCGTGTGCCACCATAGACTTCATCGCCTCCTTTAGAGGCGCCTCGGGATCTACACCTACTATAGTGGAGGTCATGTAGTCTCCAACCTTCTTGTCGTAGGGCATGTCGGCTATCCTCCCCAAAATGTTTCTCTCCGTTATGACGCCGTGGAGAGTACCATCATCGTATAGAACAGGGAGAAAGCCCACTCCCTCCCCAACCATTATCCTAAGTATAGTGTCAAGATCGTCAGTAACATAAACCGTTATAGGGTGTCTGTTCATAATAGTTGCTACAACCTCCTTCCTAAGGGCGCTGTAGATACTGTCCCTATGCCTGTTTTCAACAATCTGATAGTAGTCGCCGCCCCCAAGATAGTTTACAAGGTCTGTGGCAAGCAATATGCCCTCTAGAACACCATCCTCACCCCCTTTAATCACCACGAGACCCCTAACCCTGTGGGAGGCTATCTTCTCAGCCGCCGAAAGTATGGGAGCGGACTTGTGTATACCCACCGCGGGCCTGGAGGCAAGCTCCTTAGCGTCGCCTGGCAGCCGCCTAACCCGCTGGCTCCAGTTTGGAGTACCGTCTGCCCTCAGCCATCTAACCCCCTCTGGCCGGGACCTGGTGACAATGCGGGTCTGCTTGGGCGTCGAGGCGATATACTTTATTGGGGGCCTCGCGGGCCTCCTGGGACCTCCACCTCCCCTCTTACTCATTCGTCTGCCACCTCCAAAGAGGAAACGTGCATCCCATTATTATCACGCTCTTCCCCGGCTCTTAAAGTAAAGCCTCACTAAATCCTCCCTATCTACAATCCCCGTAAGAATCCTGGAGTCCCGGGACTTGACGACGGGAACCCTTCCAATCCCCTGTTCCAGCATTATCCTGGCCACATCCTCCAAGGGATCAGTCTCGGCAGCGTAAATGACGGAGCGTGTCATAACACTCTCCACCCTCACCCTATGAGGCGGCGTCTCGCTTTCAAGCCCCAGCCTTGTGTAACCCTTCTTAATCAAGTCGTACTGCGTCACTATACCCTTGAGGACCATCTGCTTATCTACCACTGGGACACCAGCATATCTCTTCTCCACCATTATCTCCCAAACGCGCGTCAGGCTGTCTCCATCAAGCACATAATCCACGTCCCTGGTCATAACGTCTCTCACAGTATAGCCTTGGTAAAAGCCGGCATCCAGTAAGAGCCTAATGGGGATTTCAAGACCCAAGAGGCCAAGAATCCTGTAGGCATCGTTGACTACCGGAGAATACCACTCATCATACTTTAACATAGAGAATACCGCCTCCTCCAGGAGATCGTGGGGTTTTAGGACAACCGGAGGCTCATCCATAATATCCTGAGCCTTCGCCTCGCTCTTCCTGCTGGTCACGAGGATGACCGAGGACCTATAGATCACGCCCTCTAGCCTTCCCTCATCATTCGCCACCACAAGTATCCTCGACCCAGTCTCCCGTAATACCCTCCTTAACTCCCCTATAGAGGCGCTCTTTTCCACCGACACAGGTTTAAGGAGGTCAATCTCGAGCAGCCTTCTCCGTAAAAACTTGGAATGCTGTGCCAGCCCCTCCACCCTATTCTAATATTTAGAATATTGTCTCGATTATTAGCTTGACTCATCAATGGTGTATTAATGTTAGAGCCATGTCCAGCCTGAAACCCTGAACTCTCTCCTACCACCATCTATCAAAACCCTGCCAGCCCTACCCCGTGATGTGCGGCCAACCCTTGCGCATGGGATGCCGAGGATCCTACACCAACGAAGCACACATTCCGCGGCCTCCTCACCCCCGACAGCCACTATATTATAGTCTTCCCAGCTCTCCAGAACAGCCCATTTATCCAGGCCCAACTCACCCAACATCTCCATGACGCGCCTGTCGACAAGGACATCATCTAAAATAATCGACACGCCACTCTCAACACCTAGAATATGGAGGGAAGCACCCAGCCCGTCACTATTGTCCACGGCCGCTTCGACACCGCAAGAAGACAGCTTGGCACCCATGGCTATGGGGGGCTTCGGCCTCCTGGTATATTCTCCTACAGGCTCCGGAAGATCCCCAGGCTGTAGGCGGCCGTTTAGAACAGCGTCGGAGAGCAGGCCGTAGCCAGACGCCCCAACCTGCACTACAGCCATGCCAGGCCCAGCCCCGAACCTACCCAATGGTCTGTTAGACCGTCCCAGCACAGCAACGTCTATCCAGGCGTAACTCGAGGTGTTGAAGTCTGACTTCCCGACACCGGCTCCAATCCATTCAGCAGCCTCCCTGACACCCCGAGCAATCTCCAGGGCTTTATCGACACTATCAATACCAATACTATACATTACGTGAAAGGTCGTGCCTCCAGAGGCTGCTATGTCTGAAGCGGCGGCCACCACTGACTTCCAGCCCCAGTCGCTAAGACTCATCCAGGGAAGCCTGCTGGAATCCATAGAGTACCCGTCTATAGAGGCGATAATCCCCTCACCCGCGGGGCAAGCGTCGTAGCCCCAACATGCCTCCGAGCCCGACTCGCGGGACAGCTTTCTAAGCTTTCTAATCCACTCGGCAAAGCCTTCCATCAATAGACACCCCAGTCAATGGTGTGGATATAGTGAGTTTAGCTTGACAGTGTTATGTGGGGGTCAGAAGTTTATGCTATCTTCATAGCGTCTGGCTCCGCGCTCGCACCCCTCTCCATCCCCGCCCCGTCATAGAGTGTTCTACGCCTCCCGGTAAAGCTTGTCCCTCAGTCTAACCACCTCTCCAACTATTATAACCGCAGGGCTCTTCACCATACCATTTATACCGAGTTCTCTCAGGCCTTCCAGGCTCGTTACCACTGTCTCGGCCTCAGGCGTTGATACATTTGATGCTATAGCCACTGGCGTCTCTGGCGGAAGAACCTTTAGTAACCGTTCCGCTATTTCGGCCGACGCCGACGCCCCCATAAGGATAACCAAAGTATCCACAGACTTCGCTATCTCCTCTAGCTTAACCCTCCTGCCGTCAGGCTTTCCTGGGGCCTCCTTGCCCGGCACTACGGCGAAGGAGGAGGAGACGCCCCTGCTGGTTAGAGGTACTCCGTGGAGAGCGGAAGCCGCTACATAGCTCGGCACGCCGGGTATAACTATGCACTCCACACCCCTCTCGATAAGGTACATACACTCCTCCTCGCCCCTCCCATAGGTGTAAGGGTCTCCTCCCTTCAGCCT comes from the Aeropyrum camini SY1 = JCM 12091 genome and includes:
- the rpl4p gene encoding 50S ribosomal protein L4, encoding MYTYMALYTGQEKIVPVYDERGGEKDSVVLPKIFYFPVRKDLIRRAFLSEFTARLQPKGRDPMAGKRTSAVSLGVGRGVARVPRIKGSLRAALVNMARGGRAAHPPRVEKVLKEEINRKEKRLATISAISATSKEDLVRDRGHRFSAETLPIVLDSSVLSSVSTAREARALLESVGVYEDIIRAKEGRRYNAGKGKMRGRRYKVPKSILFVVEDSRAPLALAVKGLPGVDVTTPSLLSVLQLAPGGHPGRLTVYTTGALKLLSERFEVTMP
- a CDS encoding 50S ribosomal protein L23, producing MKPEEVIVRVYVTEKTTRMLEEENTLTFIVRREATKSDIKRAVEQLFGVKVVKVRTLITPRGEKKAYVKLAPEYKALDVATKLGAV
- a CDS encoding Mrp/NBP35 family ATP-binding protein: MSTQGGGKPSKGFRVSRSEYKAIAERMKTIQEQQMKIVRNMRRIRYKIAVISTKGGVGKSFVTASLAAALAAEGRRVGVFDADISGPSVHKMLGLNTGMGMPSQLDGTVKPVEVPPGIKVASIGLLLPMDEVPLIWRGAIKTSAIRELLAYVDWGELDYLLIDLPPGTGDEVLTITQIIPNITGFLVVTIPSEIAKSVVKKAVSFAKRIEAPVIGIVENMSYFRCSDGSIHYIFGRGAAEEIASQYGIELLGKIPIDPAIREANDRGKIFFLENPKSEASKEFLKIARRIIEIVEKLGPKPPAWGPQME
- a CDS encoding CBS domain-containing protein, producing the protein MASRVVSYMTREVYTVTPDNTVAHARKLMLTHDISRLPVVEGTMLKGIITITDIADALVRKYPNRPANSILVSEIMTRDVVTIEGTKSVKTAASLMLKHNIGGLPVVAPDGTLEGIITRTDLTRYFSEKMKGVSLVKEYMREVYAKARKEHSIFYVLRLMEIDATGKVLILDGDRLVGVITKRDIAFLATPISMHGTPKYVKIKKPLVYKDRIGSTRIYLVPLAKDVMTPNPITVEPEEDLARAAEVMVREGIGVLPVVNGEKVLGVVTKIEVLQAIVSSRRVRRRL
- a CDS encoding CBS domain-containing protein — encoded protein: MSKRGGGGPRRPARPPIKYIASTPKQTRIVTRSRPEGVRWLRADGTPNWSQRVRRLPGDAKELASRPAVGIHKSAPILSAAEKIASHRVRGLVVIKGGEDGVLEGILLATDLVNYLGGGDYYQIVENRHRDSIYSALRKEVVATIMNRHPITVYVTDDLDTILRIMVGEGVGFLPVLYDDGTLHGVITERNILGRIADMPYDKKVGDYMTSTIVGVDPEAPLKEAMKSMVAHGFRRLPVISSSTGEIKGVITAKDIVAYFGRHEAFKNAQSGRLSEAISIPVYMVMSPEVYTIDEKASVADAARRMLELGVDSLIVVDGGEARGIITERDVLVASIVEGEG
- a CDS encoding CBS domain-containing protein, whose product is MEGLAQHSKFLRRRLLEIDLLKPVSVEKSASIGELRRVLRETGSRILVVANDEGRLEGVIYRSSVILVTSRKSEAKAQDIMDEPPVVLKPHDLLEEAVFSMLKYDEWYSPVVNDAYRILGLLGLEIPIRLLLDAGFYQGYTVRDVMTRDVDYVLDGDSLTRVWEIMVEKRYAGVPVVDKQMVLKGIVTQYDLIKKGYTRLGLESETPPHRVRVESVMTRSVIYAAETDPLEDVARIMLEQGIGRVPVVKSRDSRILTGIVDREDLVRLYFKSRGRA
- a CDS encoding thiamine-phosphate kinase codes for the protein MEGFAEWIRKLRKLSRESGSEACWGYDACPAGEGIIASIDGYSMDSSRLPWMSLSDWGWKSVVAAASDIAASGGTTFHVMYSIGIDSVDKALEIARGVREAAEWIGAGVGKSDFNTSSYAWIDVAVLGRSNRPLGRFGAGPGMAVVQVGASGYGLLSDAVLNGRLQPGDLPEPVGEYTRRPKPPIAMGAKLSSCGVEAAVDNSDGLGASLHILGVESGVSIILDDVLVDRRVMEMLGELGLDKWAVLESWEDYNIVAVGGEEAAECVLRWCRILGIPCARVGRTSRGRAGRVLIDGGRREFRVSGWTWL
- the cobA gene encoding uroporphyrinogen-III C-methyltransferase, with translation MARCQGRVVIIGGGPGDPELITVKGLRALETADAILYDRLAPKGLLENLETRALKIYVGKRPGEGLPQEEINRIMENLACRGMTVARLKGGDPYTYGRGEEECMYLIERGVECIVIPGVPSYVAASALHGVPLTSRGVSSSFAVVPGKEAPGKPDGRRVKLEEIAKSVDTLVILMGASASAEIAERLLKVLPPETPVAIASNVSTPEAETVVTSLEGLRELGINGMVKSPAVIIVGEVVRLRDKLYREA